The Miscanthus floridulus cultivar M001 chromosome 17, ASM1932011v1, whole genome shotgun sequence genome has a window encoding:
- the LOC136517312 gene encoding hydroxyproline O-arabinosyltransferase NOD3-like, with protein sequence MSGRKNAGKVSPWLLVLISLGCFFVTYNLLTMHGRGRDGPRKFLGGGEDRDSTGSGSDPAKRFHVALTATDALYSQWQSRIMHYWYKEMRDRPGSDMGGFTRILHSGKPDGLMDEIPTMVVDPLPEGKDKGYIVLNRPWAFVQWLQKAKIVEEYILMAEPDHVFVKPLPNLAHGDEPAAFPFFYIKPTDNEKILRKIFPEEKGPVSNIDPIGNSPVIIKKAQLEKIAPTWMNVSLKMKEDQETDKAFGWVLEMYAYAVASALHGVRHSLRKDFMIQPPWDLKTDNTFIIHYTYGCDYSMKGQLTYGKIGEWRFDKRSYLQSPPPRNLSLPPPGVPESVVTLVKMVNEATANIPGWEDER encoded by the exons ATGAGCGGGAGGAAGAATGCGGGCAAGGTCTCCCCCTGGTTGCTCGTCCTCATCTCTTTAGGATGCTTCTTTGTGACCTACAACCTCCTGACGATGCACGGCCGGGGACGGGATGGGCCGCGCAAGTtcctcggcggcggcgaggatCGCGACTCAACGGGCTCTGGTTCGGACCCCGCGAAGCGGTTCCACGTCGCGCTTACGGCGACGGACGCACTGTACAGTCAGTGGCAGTCGCGGATAATGCACTACTGGTACAAGGAAATGAGGGACCGACCTGGTTCCGACATGGGTGGCTTCACTAGGATCCTTCACTCAGGGAAGCCTGATGGATTGATGGATGAGATACCCACCATGGTGGTTGACCCCCTTCCTGAAGGCAAGGATAAG GGATATATTGTCTTAAATAGGCCTTGGGCGTTTGTCCAGTGGCTCCAGAAAGCAAAGATCGTAGAAGA GTATATACTAATGGCAGAGCCAGATCATGTCTTTGTGAAGCCTTTGCCAAACTTAGCGCATGGTGATGAACCAGCGGCATTTCCATTTTTCTACATCAAACCAACTGATAATGAGAAGATATTGAGGAAGATTTTTCCAGAAGAAAAAGGGCCTGTTTCAAATATTGATCCTATTGGCAACTCTCCAGTTATAATCAAGAAG GCTCAACTTGAGAAGATTGCTCCAACCTGGATGAATGTTTCATTAAAAATGAAAGAGGATCAGGAGACAGACAAAGCATTCGGATGGGTCTTGGAAAT GTATGCATATGCTGTTGCTAGTGCACTGCACGGTGTGCGCCATAGTCTCCGTAAAGATTTTATGATTCAG CCTCCTTGGGACCTGAAAACGGACAACACATTCATCATCCATTATACGTATGGATGCGATTATTCAATGAAG GGTCAGCTAACTTATGGGAAAATCGGTGAATGGCGTTTTGACAAAAGATCTTACCTTCAATCACCACCACCAAGAAATCTTTCACTGCCCCCTCCAGGAGTTCCTGAAAGTGTG GTCACCCTTGTGAAGATGGTCAATGAGGCCACCGCAAACATTCCGGGGTGGGAGGACGAGAGATGA